The following coding sequences lie in one Salarias fasciatus chromosome 7 unlocalized genomic scaffold, fSalaFa1.1 super_scaffold_4, whole genome shotgun sequence genomic window:
- the LOC115382906 gene encoding syntaxin-2-like, whose translation MMNAAIMDDFFKTVEEVRCLIAKISFQAEEVKAVHGVILSSSNQDKKNKDELELLNTETKKNANLVRAKLKFMLKKWPVDDDSMGATVIQRIQKNQHSHLTRWFSEVMRDYHKAQVCFREKCKAKIQRQLEIVDKVTSDDELEEMLHRDNLAVFISDVNCDAEISSQALTEIERRHEDILCLESSIKELHEVFADTAMLLESQGELINNIEKNVTSASEYVAGSKEETDKAVAYKKNRFKIASLPIFLKPLKRKSSVKTNVDPKI comes from the exons ATGATGAACGCAGCCATCATGGACGACTTCTTCAAAACG gttgaGGAAGTCAGATGCCTGATTGCAAAAATCTCCTTTCAAGCAGAGGAGGTGAAGGCAGTACATGGTGTCATCCTCTCCTCTTCAAATCAGGACAAAA aaaacaaagatgaaCTGGAGCTGCTGAACACTGAGACCAAGAAGAATGCAAACTTAGTCCGAGCAAAGTTAAAAT TCATGCTCAAGAAATGGCCGGTGGATGACGACAGCATGGGTGCCACAGTAATCCAACGAATTCAGAAGAACCAG CACTCACACCTGACTCGGTGGTTCTCTGAAGTCATGAGGGACTATCATAAGGCGCAAGTCTGCTTCAGAGAGAAATGCAAGGCAAAAATTCAGAGACAGCTGGAAATTG TGGACAAAGTGACCTCAGATGATGAATTGGAGGAGATGCTGCATCGAGACAATCTGGCCGTCTTCATTTCTGAT GTCAACTGTGACGCTGAAATTTCGAGTCAGGCTTTGACTGAGATTGAGCGTCGTCATGAAGACATCCTCTGCCTGGAGTCCAGCATTAAAGAGCTGCATGAGGTGTTTGCTGACACTGCCATGTTGTTGGAGAGTCAG GGGGAGTTGATCAACAACATAGAGAAGAACGTCACCAGTGCTTCTGAGTATGTCGCTGGATCCAAAGAGGAAACTGATAAAGCGGTCGCATACAAAAAAAATCGCTTCAAGATCGCCTCTCTTCCGATTTTCTTGAAGCCCCTCAAGAGAAAATCTTCAGTTAAAACTAATGTAGATCCAAAGATCTGA